TGGCTCACCGGTATTTGGAAAAAGCCAATGTGAATGCTATCGACGAAATGGTAAATATGATTGCCAATATGAGAGGATATCAGACCGGCTACAAGGTCACCGATTCTATCAGCGATACCCTGAAAAAACTTATTCAACTTGGTGCTTAGAATTTATTAAAAGGAGGTTGTGATATGATACGATCACTCTATACAGCGGCTACCGGCATGAAGGCGCAACAGTTATACCTGGACAATATTTCAAATAACCTGGCGAATGTAAATACTACGGGATTCAAAAGAAGCCAGGTGAATTTTCAGGACCTGCTTTATGATAAGGAACATGTAGCGGGTTCTGAGTCTTCGCAAGGATTTGAGATACCTACCGGCATTCAATTGGGCGGCGGCGTAAGGCCTATTGGAACGACAAAAGTCTTTTCCCCGGGAAATCTTCAAAATACCGGACGATCATTGGATCTTGCTATAGGGGGCAACGGATTTTTTCAAATTAGCCGTCCTGACGGTACTATCGCATATACGCGGGATGGTTCGTTTGAGTTGAATAGCAAGGGGGAACTTGTCACTGCCGAAGGGTTGCCGCTTTCTCCATCTATTACGATTTTGGACGCAAAAGAAATTTCGGTTGGCACGGATGGGACCGTATATGTTAAAGGTGGTGACAGTTCTGGGACAATACAGAATGTGGGGCAGATTATGCTGGCAACGTTTCCTAATCCTGCCGGTCTGGATGCGCTTGGGAGAAATCTTTTTGCGGAAACAATAGCAACCGGCGCGCCCGTTGTTTCGATACCAGGCGAGCAGGGAACAGGAGAGGTTGTTCAGGGGTTTTTAGAAAATTCCAATGTAGATACGGTGACGGAACTTGTGAACCTTATTACTGCCCAGCGTGGTTATGAGATTAATTCCAGGTCAATAAAGGCAAGTGACGAGATGTTGCAGACGATTAATCAGGTTGCTTAACAGAATATTGTTATAAAAAGAAGGCGAAATGAACGGAGGAGATCGATGATGAAATACAGTGTTCTTGCCGTGGCGTTATGGAGCGGTATTTTTTTTATGCATACGGCATTTGGGGGAAAGATTGCCATTGAGTTAAAAGAAACGGTGACTTTGCCGGAAAGGGAAATCCTGCTTGGTGACATTGCATATATCTCATGCAGTGACTCCTCCTGTATGGAAAAACTCAACAAAATATCGCTTGGAAATACCCCCTGGCCTGGTAATGTAAGAAAGATAAAGAAGGAAATCATAAACGCGCGTCTTCTGGATGAAGGTATACTATTGCCGGATGTTGTATACGGAGACAAAGAATTCTCATTGGTTTCCGTTGAAACAATAACCATAAAAGGCAATGAGATTTTCAAAAAAGCGAAGGAACATCTTTTGTCCACTATGTCAAGACCAGAGGACGAAATAGTTATTGAAGCAGACAGGATGCCGAGAGATATCTTGGTCCCGGCACATAAGGGTGCTCTCAGTTTTGAAGTATCACAAATTGGTGCGAATAAAGACAGGGGAAGCGTTCAGTTTATCGTACGTGTATTTATTAATGATAAGCAATATCAAAAAATACCAGTCTATTTTATGATACGGGTGTTTGATCATTGTGTCGTTGCAAACAGATTGATTCAACGAAATGAGATATTTTCTCAGGAAGATATTAGTATCAGGAGAGTGGAAACGACCAGGCTGACGGAGATTCCTTTTGATACAGTAAAAGAAATTGTAGGGAAACGCGCATTGTACACGATCAGGGAAAACACGCCAATAACAGAGAAACTTATCGATGATCCTCCTGTTATAAAAAAGGGTGATTTCATAAAGCTATTTATCCACACAGGCAAACTGCGCGTTGTAACGAAGGGGGTTGCGATGGAAGAGGGGTATTTGGGAAAAGTAATCAGGGTTAAAAGTTTTGATTCAAATAAAGAACTGCACGGGACAGTTGAGGATTTATCTGCGGTCAGAATTATTTATTAAAAAGGGGATATATGAAAAATAAACTAAGGGTTTTTCTTTTTGTCTCTGTCCTGCTATCCGTTTTCTGTGGTACTGTTCAAGCAGATTCAATATGGAATAAAAGAGTTTCGCTGAACTCGAACCTGTTTAATGACAACAGGGCAAGAGGGATAGGGGATATTGTTACCGTGATAATTAACGAGTCAACAAATATTACAGGACAGGAAGACAGTTCTGCGAACAGCAGCCAGAAGCACAGCATACAAGTGGATACTTCAGATTTTCTGACGGAAGTACAGAGACATAACATCAGGAGCTCTGCGGGTTTCAGCGGATACGTGCCAAACATGACATCGGATACAAGCCACGATTTTGCAGGCCAGGGTCAATATGAAAGCAATCGAAATATTAATTTAGAACTTACTGCCGTAGTGACGGAGAAACTTGCCAATGGCAACCTCATTATTGAGGGGAATCGTGATGTTGATGTGAACGGTGAAAAATATAATATCAAGGTCTCCGGTATTGTACGGCCTATTGATATCAGTATAGAGAATATCATTCAATCTTCATCAATTGCAAACGCTAATATATCCCTTGAGGGTAAAGGTTTTCTTACGCGGGCAGCGAAGCGGGGTTGGTTCAATCGTGTAATAGAAACAGCCTGGCCATTTTGAATAAAGATGGAGACGGTGGATAGCTGCATTTATTATATTAAGAAAAGAGCTTTTGGATGTTGGCCGGGGATGGGGTAAGGATACTGCAAGTCTTTCAGCATCTCAATACCTTGTCTGGTATGTGGGAGAGGAAACTTTTGGAAAATAAAGGCACAAGGCTTATGAAGAGCAAAATATTTAATTCGAAACATAGTTTGAAGTTTCTGGTGGTAATGATTTCCATTGTAAGTGTTGCGCTGGTGACACCCCTTTGCAAATTTGCTCAGGCAGCTGTGCGTCTTAAGGATGTTGCCTATGTTGAGGGAGTCCGTGACAACCAGTTGTACGGATATGGGCTTGTTATAGGGCTTCAGGGGACAGGGGACAACGCGCAGATTTTTAAGGTGACCAGGCAGATGGCGGTCAACATATTTGAGAAAATGGGATTGCTTTTTGATGATGAAGATTTCTTCTCGCGCAATGTGGCTGCTGTAATGGTCACTGCTAATATCCCTGCTTTTGTCAGGCCGGGTGACACGCTGGATGTGACTGTCTCTTCCATTGGAGATTGCAAAAGTCTGGAGGGGGGCGTCTTGCTTCAAACGGCATTGCAGGGCGCCGATAATGAGGTCTATGCGGTCGCGCAGGGGCCTTTGGCGATTGGTGGTTTTAACATAGAGGGCAATGCCCAATCTTCGCGGAAAAATATATCAACAACAGGACGCATAGCAAGTGGCGCTATTGTAGAAAAAGAGATCCAGACCTCCATCTTCTATGGAAAGTCAATGAGTATTGTATTGCATGAGCCTGATTTTACAACGGCAAATAGGACAGTTGAAGCGATTAACAATTTGTATCCGGATGTGGCAAAAGCGGTAGATGCCGCAATTATAAATATTATACCTCCGAAGGAATTTCAAACGGATACCGCTATTGTGCAGTTTGTTGCAAATCTTGAGGAATTGTACATAACAACGGATAGTATTGCCAGAGTGATTGTTAATGAACGCACTGGAACAATCGTTGCGCATGAAAATGTCCGTATTTCTACGGTTGCAGTGGCACATGGGAATTTAAGTATTACAATAACTGAAGAAGAAGAGGTTTCACAACCAAATGCCTTGGCTTCCGGCAATACCGAAAAGGTTGACCGGACAGAAATTAAGATAGATGAGCAGGAAAGGAGATTGCATGTGATTGATGCCGGTGTTTCGATTTCTGATGTGGCTCGCGCACTTAATCTCCTGGGTGTTACTCCCCGTGATCTGATTTCTATATTTCAGGCAATCAAGCGTGCAGGCGCCCTTCACGCAGAGCTTGTAATTATGTAATCATATTTTTGTCGTTTCATGGGAGACAGGCACGGAAAAGAATATTTTATTTCCTGGTATGTATAAATGGTATTAGGTTTGCGTGATTTTTAACAGAAAGCGACCAATCTCTTCGGTGTTGTTTACAGATATATTTAGGAGGAAAGAAAACATGGAACATCACCTGTCAATAAACCCATTGCTCTATTCTCAACCGCAGGATATAGCATCATTAAAAAACATGAGTAAGCAAAAAAGGGTAAAAGAGAATGATGGTGCATTGAAAAAAGCATCGCAGGATTTTGAAGCAATAGTCCTCAATTTTGTTATTAAAACCATGTGGAAAACGATTCCGGAGTCAAGTTTTTCCGGTGAGGAGAGTGGGGCGATGGACAGTTATACCGCGATAATGCAGAATGCGCTCGCGCAGGATATTGCTGCCAAAGGAGGTCTTGGAATGGCACGAGTACTCTATAATCAGATGATGAATGAAAAAGGACCGGAAAATAATCTTTCCCCTGTCATAGAAGGGGATACTCTCCACGGAAGCCCTTTGCATTGCCAACAACGAAAGGTTGAACGTTATAAAGAAGATAAATCATGAGGAGTATCAGATGGTGAAATTATTGGATGACCTTATCGAAACCATTGAACGAATGTCTGTTGTATATAATGAGCTGGTAGATGTTGCCAGAATAAAAAAGACCTGTCTGATAAAAGGAAGCATAGAGGAATTGGAAAGGCTTATATTTCGGGAAAAAAATCAAACAGAAATGGCACAACTCCTGGAAGAAAAGAGGCGGAATATTATACAGTGTTATTGTAATGAACAAGATGTTCAAGAGAAAAACATTACCATGGAAAATTTACTGAATGGCATGGATAAAGAAACCAGGAAAAAGGTTCAGGAGAAAATTGTTGCATTAAAAGCATCATTGAGGCAGCTAAAAGAATTAAACGAAGCAAACGCAACGCTTACAAATTATTCACTCGATATTACTACGGATATCATGAAAATGTTTTTTCCTCCAATGCAGCAAAATTCAATATATGCGCAAACGGGAAAAATGCAGGGTTATGAGTTGTCGAGAGTATTGGTTGATACAAAAATATAAGGAGTAAGAGATGTCTTCAGACCTGCAAATAGGATTAAGCGGTGTCTTAACGGCACAGCGTGCAATGCTGGTAACGGCCCATAATATTTCAAATGCGAATACAAAGGGTTATTCAAAACAGACAGCTATTCTCAGTTCTCGCCAGCCTATCGAAATAACGGCAGGTACCCTTGGACAAGGTGTTCAGCTGGCAAAAATCAAGAGAAACCGTGATGAATATCTCGAAAGTAGACTGAGAGATATTGGTTCGTCTCTAGGTAGCGCTTCTGTAAAGAGCCAGTATTTCAAAGAACTGGAAACTATTCTGAATGAAAATGCAGAATCCAGTTTAAACAATGCGATACTTACCTTTTTTAGATATGCCAACGATCTCTCACAAAATCCGGAAAGCATAAGCGTTCGTGCCAGTCTCATGGAGACATCAAATACCCTGACGGATACTTTTCGGAGAATATCCACTGAACTCGACCAAATGAAAACATTTGTGAAACAAGGTATAGAGGATCAAATATCGGATATAAACAATATTACGAAATCCATTGCAGGTTTAAATAAAGAAATTGCAATTATTGAAAGCAAAGGTATTGAGTCAAATGATTTATTAGACAAACGAGATGCCTTGTTGCAGGATATTAGCACAATAATAAATATAAGAACTGAAAAAAACAGTGATGGAACTGTTGACGTAACATCTTCGGGTGGTTTATTGGTTTCCGGTGCGTCTTCCTTAGAGCTTGCCTATAAAATGGAAACAGATAGTACCGTTTCCATTATAGCTGCGAATAATGAATCTGCAAGATATACGCCTACAGATGGAGAAATAAGTGGTTTATTGGAAATGAACAATACGACAATTGTAAACTACGATAAAAAGATTAATACGTTGGCCGCCGCATTTATTAAAGAAGTCAATAAAATTCATAGTGAGGGCGTGGGTTTGTCAGGTGGTTTTTCCAGTGTGCTTTCAGATAATGCTGTGTCGAGTGCCAGTGTGGCATTAAAAAGTGCTGGTTTGTCCATTACTCCAACTAGTGGGGATTTGTATGTAACGGTGATAGACAGTTCAGGGGTAATGACGAAAACCAAAGTAACGGTGGATGTCTCTGTCGATACTCTTACTTCCGTACAGACAAGCCTGGATGCGATAACGGGGATATCTGCGAATATTACGGACAAAAGACTTCAGGTGCTTGCTGATTCCGGTTATTCATTCAATTTTTCCTATGCATTGGACCCAAATCCAGCGACGGGTAGCATTACCGGCACAACAATACCCTCGATATCAGGTGTTTACAGTGGAAGCAGCAATGATGTGTATACGTTTACAGCCATAGGTACGGGTGGTACTATTGGCTCAACTGCCGGGCTTCAAGTTGAAATACGAGACAGCAGTTCTAATCTGATAACAACGCTTGATGTAGGAAGCGGATATACAGCAGGGAATACCCTGGATGTCGGTAATGGTGTTTCTGTTTCCTTTGCCGCGGGCACGCTGAATGTAAACGATACATTTACCCTGGATGTCATACATGATTCTGATGGAACGGATCTTCTTGCCGCGCTGGGCATAAATACTTTTTTTAACGGTACTGATGCTTCCGACATCACCGTAAATTCCAGGATTAAAAATGATGTTACATTGATTGCCGCTTCAACGGGCGAAGTGGGAAATAATGTTAACGCAATGCGTTTAGCTGCGCTGCAGAGTAGCACAAATGCTGTGAGCAGCACATCGTTTGCTGATTATTTGCATCAGGTCTCATCAGCGCTAGGAGAAGAAGCAGGTAATGCTTATAAAGAGGAAGAGAGTTTTACTGCGTTGGAAACCAATATTGCGAATCGAAGGGATGAAGTATCCGGCGTTAACGTTGATGAAGAACTGGTCAGCATGATACGATTTCAGCAGGCGTATCAGGCTTCCGCAAAGTATATTTCAACAGTAAATCAACTAACAGATTTTCTCCTTCGTTCAGTGTAATAATCGATTTTCAGTAGTTATTATCTGTTTGCTGTGAATTGATTTCTATCTGGCATGAAATTATGTGTCGTATGCAGTGTTTGGAGGTATAAAGTATGTCATCGAGAATAACACAGAATAGTATCAATCGCACAACCCTTTCAAATATTAAACTTAATTATAAAGAAATGCAGGAGATACAGGAAAAACTTTCTACAGGAAAAAGATTAAATCGTCCTTCGGATGATCCTTCCGGTATGAGGAAAGTGCTGGGGTTTAAAACAGAAAAGATAAGAGTTCAGCAATTTTTAGACAATGCAAGTATTGCCTCAGAACAGATAATCTTTACCTTTAATTCTCTCGAAAATATTCAGAGCGCTGTTGAAAGGGTGCAGACGTTAGCCCTGGAGGCAGGTAATGACACCCTGGGCGTTGATGAGCGTACGATCATTGCCAGTGAGATTGATGGTTTTTTAGAGACGATTCTGCAATTCTCAAACATGACGGATAGTAATGGTCGGTATATCTATTCAGGTACAAAAACCTTGACAGAGACTTTTTCGGCTACCAGAAATAGTACGGGAGAAATATCATCGGTTTCTTATAATGGAAATAGCGAGGAGCTTGAACAACAGATTGGTCCAAATTCATATGTAAAAGTAAATAAATCCGGAGATAAGTTGTTTTTGAATAATAATCTCTTTTCAACGTTGGTGTCTATGAGGGACGAACTGAAAAGCAGTAGTTATAGTTCAAATACCTTTTTATCTTTGCGGGGTGCCTTGGAAACTGCTGCAAACAGCTTAATGTCTGAGATGACAAAATTTGGTGCTACGGCTAACAGGCTGGAGATTTCCATCAGCAGGCTCGAAAGTTCAAAGCTTTCGTTAAAGGAATTGATTTCATATAGTGAAGATGCTGATATAGCAGAGTTAATAATGGAATTAAAAAATCAGGAAAATGTTTTACAATCTTCACTCCAAACAGGGGCAAGGATTATTCAGCCTACACTCCTTGACTTCCTGGGCTAGGTCTCTGTTATGTATAAAAACAGGTCATTGCGTGTAATTTTTATACGCCTCTTTTCCATCAAGTAGTGATAAGTTCATTCTTTATTCAGGTTGCAAGAGGTTTCTTCCCTTAAACCCGCAGGAATTGATACCCTGCAAAGAGAATGAGTTGAGTTGCCAGGAATTTGCAACAATGTTTTTCGTTCTCTTAGCCCCCATGATGTTCTTTCCTCGATGTACACAAAAAAAGAGTGAAGGACGGTTTTTAATGGCACTTCATTTGCTTCATTGACATTCATCTATTTTTTGAAGGTACGTATTTCAAAGCTTGCGGACAACCTTGGTGGTATGGTTTTCAGAGAATCATTGTTTTAGGCGCATACGAACACCTGATAAGTAAAATTTTTTCGAGGAAGGAGTAAGGGGAAAAATGGAAGAAAAGAGTTTGATTAAATTGAGAACGGAAAAACTAGGCGAGTTGAATATTAAAACGGAAGATATTATTACATTTGATGAAGGTATTTTAGGGTATGAAGATTATAAGCAATACGTTATTGTTAATTTTGAGGAATGCCGTCCTTTTGAGTGGCTTATTTGTGTGGAAGACCCCATGATAGCATTTCCCATCATTAATCCATTGCCTCTTTTTACCGACTATAATCCACTGGATTCTGTTGAGGAAGTACAGTCATTGCATATTGAGGACAGGGGGGATGTTGAAACCTTTTGTATTGTTACATTAGGTGAAGATCCTGCACAGGTAACAATAAATCTCAAAGGTCCGATACTTGTCAATATGGGCAATAATAAGGGGAAACAGGTCGTTTTAACGGAAGATTATTACAACCTGCATCATCCACTGGTAAAAACGTAAGGTTTATTTCAGAAAGGTGAATCGACTTGCTGATACTGACAAGGAAATTAGGGGAGAGCATTACAATCGGTAACGAGATAAAAGTTACCGTCTTGGATTGTCAAGGGAAACAGGTAAAACTGGGTATTATTGCGCCGAAGTATGTCCGGATTCACAGGGAAGAGATTTTTGAAAAGATACAGGAAGAGAATAAAAAGGCTGCAAAGGTGTCTAAAAACGATTTAATAGAAGCAGCTCAAATGTGGCGTAAAAATTTAGAGAAAGAACATCATAAAGAAAACAATTCTTCTCGGCACATTAACAAAGGAAAATAGTTATGACGAATAGGAAAGAAAACCTTCTGCCAAAATCTGATTTGCATACTCGGAGAGAAACAGGAAATAATAGTTATGATGAAACTGTTGCGCTTGCGAATACCCTGATTGATAATGGCAAATGGGATGAGGCGTATCCATATTTAAAGACTGCCGTTACAATAAATGCTAAGTATGCACAGGGATTTAATCACCTCGGAGTATATTACCGTAAAAAGAATAATTATGCTGGGGCAATTGAAAATTTTATAAAGGCAGTGCTGATTGATTATGGTTTCCTGGAAGCGCACTATAACCTTGCCTCCGTGTATATGGAACGTAAGGAATATGACAAGGCGTTATCTCATTTTAAAGAGGTAGTGGTGGTAAATTCTGAAGATTATGAAGTGTACGATCATATGGGGCAGTGCTGTCTTCTTAAAGATAATACGGACGATGCGGAAGTATTTTTTTCCGAAGCTCTCCGTTTAAACCCTGATTATGTTTCTGCTGCTTTAAATCTTGGAAAAGTGCTCATTAAAAAGAATGAGTGTGAAAAGGCAAAGAAAATGCTTTTGCGTTTTTACAGGAATAACATTACTCTTCACGAGGTGAACTTTTTGCTTGGTATTATGTATAAAATGGAGGAAGACTATACCAGGGCGATGCATCATTTAAAAGAGACATTACTTATTGACAAGAATAATGCATTCGCGTATAACTTGCTTGGCGAGTGCTGTGTAAAAACTGGTTTGGAAGAACAGGCAGAGACTTTATTTGCTGCCGCGATAAAGTTGGATCCTTTAAATGTACATGTGTTTTACAACCTTGGTAATCTGTATTACGGACGGAAAAAATATCAGGACGCAATACTGTGTCTGGAGGAATATGTGAGAATCAAGGAGGCTGATGATGCTGTGAACGCGGTATGGTCGCAGGCAGCTCCTTCTGATGAAGCAGTGCCCCTCTATAATCTGTTGGGGAATTGTTATAAAATAGCCAATAATTCGGTTAAGGCAATTGAAATATGGGAAAAGTCTTTGGCGCTACAGCCTCAACAACAGGACATAAAAGATGCGTTGGCGGACCTTTCACAAGCATTTCGTCTGAACAAACGGATAAGCTTAGTGATTGATTAATTTTTATGTAACAATAGGTTTCTGTATAGTGAACACAATTTCATTTTCTTGTTTCATTAAATAGTTAACGGGACAGTAAAGGAATAATTTCTTGAAAACCATAATGAGACAACCGCCTATGCATCATGAAAATGAAAAGAAGGATACCCGGTTTGCCGATCAACTGGAAGAAATAAAGAAATATTTTTCCATAAAGAAAGACGATGCTGCCATGTATCTTCTGGAGGAAATGTCTAAGCGGAATAAGATTGATGTATTATTTACTGAAGGTATCATTTTTGAAAAATGTAACCATTTTGAAGATGCAATACGTTCATTTGATAAACTATTAATTTTGGAAAAACATCATCCGGAGGGAAGATACCACCGGGCATTTTGCCTCACCAATCTTGGACGGTTAAAGGAGGCCAGGATTGATTTGCAAATATGTCTTGAGGATGCCCCTGAGAAAGATGCGATACATCAATTGCTGAAACTGACGCATACCTTAGAGGGAAAATTTCCCAAATTTATTATCGATAGAAGAGTATGCCCACCCGTTTCATCAAATCAAAAGCCAGCATACCTGTACTATAATTTAAATGAAAAGATAAATCCGGTAAACATCCTTAAAGACTTTAACCTTGCCAGAAACAGTGAAACAAAAAATATTGCCATTTCCGTAGTTGTTCCGGTAAAGGATGAAGAAGGGTCTTTATTGGCTTTACACGCTAAGCTGAAAAATGTTTTAAATACGCTATCTCAGAAATATGAAATTATTTTTATTGATGACGGCAGTACCGATACTTCTCTGAAATTACTCAATGAAATATCTGCAAAAGACCCGTCTGTGGTTATTATTAAATTCCGCCGTAATTATGGACAAACAGCGGCGTTTGCGGCAGGCTTCAAATACGCGTCCGGTGACGTTGTTATTACTATGGATGCGGACCTCCAGAATGATCCTGCAGACATACCCAGATTATTAAACAAAATGTCTGAGGGGTATGATTTGGTATGCGGCTGGCGAAAAAATCGAAAGGACAAGGCTCTCAGGAGAAAACTCCCTTCCTGGATTGCAAATGGTATTATTAATAAGCTCATCGCGGGTACCGGGATAAAAATTCATGACGCGGGTTGTTCCTTGAAGGCATATAAAAAAGGAATCATTAAGAACATTAAAATATATGGAGAAATGCATCGGTTTATTCCCGCATATGCTGCTTGGCTTGGAATCAAGATAGCGGAAATTCCCGTTACCCATCATCCACGGCGTCATGATTATTCTAAATACGGACTTGAACGGCTGGGCCCTGTTGTGCTGGACCTGGTAACACTTCGTTTCTTTACCGGTTTTAAAACAAAGCCCTTTCAATTTTTCGGTAAAATCGCTACAACAATAACACTTTCCGGAATCGTGCTTTCAATAATGCTTTTTTCGTCAGAGAAACTCCTGCATTTTGGCATAAATTCACAGACGTCCGTTGTCATGATATTGTTTTCGATATTAGGAGGTTTGCAGTTTGTGGTTGTAGGCCTTTTGAGCGAAATTATCATGCGCGGATTTCTTGAGGCCCACAATAGAGAAGAATATGTGGTTGAGCATATCATAGATTCTCCGGGAGATGAGGAAAGCTAAATTCTATGTGCGGTATCGCTGGTTTCTTTTATCTCGATAATAAACGAGTAGCAGAGACCTCCTTTATTCAGCAAATGACGGAGAGCCTTTCGCACAGAGGACCAGAC
Above is a genomic segment from Candidatus Brocadiaceae bacterium containing:
- a CDS encoding flagellar basal body L-ring protein FlgH, which gives rise to MKNKLRVFLFVSVLLSVFCGTVQADSIWNKRVSLNSNLFNDNRARGIGDIVTVIINESTNITGQEDSSANSSQKHSIQVDTSDFLTEVQRHNIRSSAGFSGYVPNMTSDTSHDFAGQGQYESNRNINLELTAVVTEKLANGNLIIEGNRDVDVNGEKYNIKVSGIVRPIDISIENIIQSSSIANANISLEGKGFLTRAAKRGWFNRVIETAWPF
- a CDS encoding flagellar protein FlgN produces the protein MVKLLDDLIETIERMSVVYNELVDVARIKKTCLIKGSIEELERLIFREKNQTEMAQLLEEKRRNIIQCYCNEQDVQEKNITMENLLNGMDKETRKKVQEKIVALKASLRQLKELNEANATLTNYSLDITTDIMKMFFPPMQQNSIYAQTGKMQGYELSRVLVDTKI
- a CDS encoding flagellar basal body P-ring protein FlgI; translated protein: MLAGDGVRILQVFQHLNTLSGMWERKLLENKGTRLMKSKIFNSKHSLKFLVVMISIVSVALVTPLCKFAQAAVRLKDVAYVEGVRDNQLYGYGLVIGLQGTGDNAQIFKVTRQMAVNIFEKMGLLFDDEDFFSRNVAAVMVTANIPAFVRPGDTLDVTVSSIGDCKSLEGGVLLQTALQGADNEVYAVAQGPLAIGGFNIEGNAQSSRKNISTTGRIASGAIVEKEIQTSIFYGKSMSIVLHEPDFTTANRTVEAINNLYPDVAKAVDAAIINIIPPKEFQTDTAIVQFVANLEELYITTDSIARVIVNERTGTIVAHENVRISTVAVAHGNLSITITEEEEVSQPNALASGNTEKVDRTEIKIDEQERRLHVIDAGVSISDVARALNLLGVTPRDLISIFQAIKRAGALHAELVIM
- the flgL gene encoding flagellar hook-associated protein FlgL — encoded protein: MSSRITQNSINRTTLSNIKLNYKEMQEIQEKLSTGKRLNRPSDDPSGMRKVLGFKTEKIRVQQFLDNASIASEQIIFTFNSLENIQSAVERVQTLALEAGNDTLGVDERTIIASEIDGFLETILQFSNMTDSNGRYIYSGTKTLTETFSATRNSTGEISSVSYNGNSEELEQQIGPNSYVKVNKSGDKLFLNNNLFSTLVSMRDELKSSSYSSNTFLSLRGALETAANSLMSEMTKFGATANRLEISISRLESSKLSLKELISYSEDADIAELIMELKNQENVLQSSLQTGARIIQPTLLDFLG
- a CDS encoding rod-binding protein; protein product: MEHHLSINPLLYSQPQDIASLKNMSKQKRVKENDGALKKASQDFEAIVLNFVIKTMWKTIPESSFSGEESGAMDSYTAIMQNALAQDIAAKGGLGMARVLYNQMMNEKGPENNLSPVIEGDTLHGSPLHCQQRKVERYKEDKS
- a CDS encoding tetratricopeptide repeat protein gives rise to the protein MTNRKENLLPKSDLHTRRETGNNSYDETVALANTLIDNGKWDEAYPYLKTAVTINAKYAQGFNHLGVYYRKKNNYAGAIENFIKAVLIDYGFLEAHYNLASVYMERKEYDKALSHFKEVVVVNSEDYEVYDHMGQCCLLKDNTDDAEVFFSEALRLNPDYVSAALNLGKVLIKKNECEKAKKMLLRFYRNNITLHEVNFLLGIMYKMEEDYTRAMHHLKETLLIDKNNAFAYNLLGECCVKTGLEEQAETLFAAAIKLDPLNVHVFYNLGNLYYGRKKYQDAILCLEEYVRIKEADDAVNAVWSQAAPSDEAVPLYNLLGNCYKIANNSVKAIEIWEKSLALQPQQQDIKDALADLSQAFRLNKRISLVID
- the flgG gene encoding flagellar basal-body rod protein FlgG; protein product: MIRSLYTAATGMKAQQLYLDNISNNLANVNTTGFKRSQVNFQDLLYDKEHVAGSESSQGFEIPTGIQLGGGVRPIGTTKVFSPGNLQNTGRSLDLAIGGNGFFQISRPDGTIAYTRDGSFELNSKGELVTAEGLPLSPSITILDAKEISVGTDGTVYVKGGDSSGTIQNVGQIMLATFPNPAGLDALGRNLFAETIATGAPVVSIPGEQGTGEVVQGFLENSNVDTVTELVNLITAQRGYEINSRSIKASDEMLQTINQVA
- the flgA gene encoding flagellar basal body P-ring formation chaperone FlgA, whose translation is MMKYSVLAVALWSGIFFMHTAFGGKIAIELKETVTLPEREILLGDIAYISCSDSSCMEKLNKISLGNTPWPGNVRKIKKEIINARLLDEGILLPDVVYGDKEFSLVSVETITIKGNEIFKKAKEHLLSTMSRPEDEIVIEADRMPRDILVPAHKGALSFEVSQIGANKDRGSVQFIVRVFINDKQYQKIPVYFMIRVFDHCVVANRLIQRNEIFSQEDISIRRVETTRLTEIPFDTVKEIVGKRALYTIRENTPITEKLIDDPPVIKKGDFIKLFIHTGKLRVVTKGVAMEEGYLGKVIRVKSFDSNKELHGTVEDLSAVRIIY
- the flgK gene encoding flagellar hook-associated protein FlgK; translation: MSSDLQIGLSGVLTAQRAMLVTAHNISNANTKGYSKQTAILSSRQPIEITAGTLGQGVQLAKIKRNRDEYLESRLRDIGSSLGSASVKSQYFKELETILNENAESSLNNAILTFFRYANDLSQNPESISVRASLMETSNTLTDTFRRISTELDQMKTFVKQGIEDQISDINNITKSIAGLNKEIAIIESKGIESNDLLDKRDALLQDISTIINIRTEKNSDGTVDVTSSGGLLVSGASSLELAYKMETDSTVSIIAANNESARYTPTDGEISGLLEMNNTTIVNYDKKINTLAAAFIKEVNKIHSEGVGLSGGFSSVLSDNAVSSASVALKSAGLSITPTSGDLYVTVIDSSGVMTKTKVTVDVSVDTLTSVQTSLDAITGISANITDKRLQVLADSGYSFNFSYALDPNPATGSITGTTIPSISGVYSGSSNDVYTFTAIGTGGTIGSTAGLQVEIRDSSSNLITTLDVGSGYTAGNTLDVGNGVSVSFAAGTLNVNDTFTLDVIHDSDGTDLLAALGINTFFNGTDASDITVNSRIKNDVTLIAASTGEVGNNVNAMRLAALQSSTNAVSSTSFADYLHQVSSALGEEAGNAYKEEESFTALETNIANRRDEVSGVNVDEELVSMIRFQQAYQASAKYISTVNQLTDFLLRSV
- the fliW gene encoding flagellar assembly protein FliW codes for the protein MEEKSLIKLRTEKLGELNIKTEDIITFDEGILGYEDYKQYVIVNFEECRPFEWLICVEDPMIAFPIINPLPLFTDYNPLDSVEEVQSLHIEDRGDVETFCIVTLGEDPAQVTINLKGPILVNMGNNKGKQVVLTEDYYNLHHPLVKT